From the Mahella australiensis 50-1 BON genome, the window CGGTCTGGTCGTTGAAAAAAATGATCAGGATCTCAAAGTAGAACTGGTGGAAAAAGATGGCCATTATTATCTGCACACAAATATATATGATTACATCAGGAATTTCAGTGATCGGATGATAAATACCGAAGTTCTCGGCAAAGCCTTTGAACCGGAGCAATACTATGAAAACCCGGATGGAACGCCGATACGCTTTGATACCGACTACTTCGGAAATCATCGCGGTATCCATGTTATACCGGGTCCGTTCGCATCATTTTCCGGTAATATTGAACTATTATAATCACAAATGTAACGAGGCGATAGGCGCGTACCTTCTTGTGATTCATTATTGGCAGTAAAGGTCATCGTCATAGTGCCTTCAGTGCAGACTCCTGCTGTACAACCGGCTCCGATGGTGACTGCCCCATGCTTCCCACAACACGGAACAGATATTCATTAGGAAGAGGGCCTTCCATTGTTTCCCGTATTACGCTTCTGTCGCCCGTGACATTGGTTGTTATCATATAGAATCTGCCATTATGATAACGGAGAGTCGGTGCATAGATACCGCCCGATGGCTTGCAGCAACGCAGCAGCACCTGACTTTCGCGCGTCAGGCAAGCACCGATCTGTTTCCAATTGATCAGATCGCGGCTATGAAAAATCGGAACGCCCGGAAAATACTCATTCGTATATAGATAGAAAAGGGCCATATATGGCCCTTTTCTATAAATCATCCCTTATTAAGACTTCCACAATCCGTGGACATTGCAGTATTCGCGCGCTTGCAGATCATCGCCCTGCACGGCAAAGAAAGCTTCCGGCTTATCGCCTGGTTTCAGGAACTTTCTATAAGAAGCCCCGTCAACTATCAGCTCGATCCATTCGATATAGTGCTCAGGCAACATAGGATGCGGTACACTCCCTACTTTGACCAATACGCCGTCACCCGTTTTCTCTATTACCGGCACGTGTTTCTCGGTCGCCGCATCAGCTGTCTTTTCTTCCAGCAATTCCATGGGCTTGCCGCAGCATACTAACGTGCCGCCGCCAACATGCAATACCTCTACGATATTACCGCATACTGAGCATTTATAAACCTCTTTAGTATTCTTGACGCTCATCATTCATACCTCCATTATTAAAAATTATCGCACAAAAGTTCAAAGAAAGACTGTGGATGTTTGCAGGCCGGGCATACCTTCGGCGCTTCAGCGCCTTCGTATATATATCCGCAGTTACGGCATTTCCATTTGGTAGGACCAGCCTTGACAAAGACCTCACCATTCTCCACATTTTTAAGTAAAGCGTTGTAACGCTCGTTGTGATGTTTCTCGACTTTGGCTACTTCATGAAAGAAGTCCGCTATGTCGTCAAAACCCTCTTCGCGGGCTACTTTTTCAAAGCTTGGATACATATCGGTCCATTCATAGTTTTCGCCTGCAGCAGCCGCCTTTAAGTTATCGGCCGTATTGCCTATGCCGTTCAAGAAACGAAATATGCGTTTGGCATGCTCCTTTTCGTTACCGGCCGTTTCTTCAAATATGCCGGCTATCTGCTCATAACCCTCCTTTGCCGCCTGGCTGGCAAAATACGTATACTTATTGCGCGCCTGCGATTCTCCTGCAAAAGCCGCCCAAAGATTTGCTTCTGTTTTGCTACCTTTTAACTCCATCGTTTCATACCTCCATTATTAAATTAAATTTGTTTGTTCAAACAAATTATAACACACAGGCGAATGATTATCAAGAGATATTTATTATTTTATTTCTAACACAGCTACATCGCCCGCAGTTATATCGATCGAAGAGCTCAATTGACGACCTGAAATAAGTTCGGTCCCATAAGGTATAGTTATGCTTACATCGTGATCGTTATGATTGAGTATGAAAGCATATACCGCTTCCCCTTTATAACGCGTACATATCTCTACGCCTTTTGGTGGGACAATCAATGGTTTTATGTGAGCATTTTGCAATATACCCACTAAGAGACTGTCGTAGAATTCTTCATCGTCAAAGCATGTACCTATATAATATACAGTACCATTACCATGATGGTTTATAGTGGCCGCCGCATACTCATCTATGCTTGTTTCTTCATAGTACGCCAGCGCCGTAGCTTTTTCAGGTATAATCCAATCAGCAAAGACGCTGCAGCTATACCGCTTATCGCCGCAAGCCACTCGATAACTGGCATGGTTATTTAATGCTTCATATTCCTCTATACGTATACCAGCCATGTCTTTTAAAAATCCTGGCAGCACCATATCATATGGTATATTCTCCACATCTTTAACGCCGCTTCTGAATGTTAATACGACAGTGCCACCATTTCTGGCAAAACCATCGAGCTTGCCGGCAATTTGCTCGGTCATTATGTAAGCTGTGGGTACTATCAAAAGTTTATAGCCTGACACATCGTCGACGTCTAAATTAACAAAATCAATATTTATACCTTGTTTGATAAAGGCTTTATAGTACTTCATCATATGATCTATGTAGTTAAAAGCATTGCTATTAGGCTGTATGTGAAATGCCCATCTATCTTGGTATGACAGAGCTATGGCCACATCAGCCTTTATTTGGGACCCCTCTATTTTAGAGGCGAGTTTTTGAAACTCATAGGCCACCTGAGCCGCTTCTCGATAGCGGCGGTTCGGCTGACCATCATGCTGCAACAGACCATGCCAGTATTGTTCCTGACCGTAACGGCTGGTACGCCAGCGGAACCACATAAGCCCATCAGCCCCATGCGCTACAGCTTGGTAATTCATACGCCTCATTTCTTTGGGCCTTAAGTTACGGTCATATATAGACGCACCTGTCGGACCGGCGCTGGTTTCCATAATCCAGAAATTCTTATGTTTGAGGCTGCGCATTAAATCATGCGAGGCTGATCCTCGTCTATACGATGCCATCCTGTCATCCCATGTCGAACCATAGTTATAATAGTAATCCCATGACACAAAATCCAAATCATGAGCTAGCTTATAATAATCGAGGTTATCGTAAAAGCCCATAAAGTTATGAGTAATGAATTGATGTGGGCAAACTTCCCTTAATATGTCGATCTGCTCTTTCTGAAATGAAACTACCTGATCGGAATAAAAGCGCATATAATCGAGTTCCAAACTGGGATTGCTAGGTATACGCCGCGGCAGCGGCACTTCGTCAAAGCTGCGATAACTATGGCTCCAGAATATAGTCCCCCAGCTTTCATTTAACCTATCTATACTGCCGAAACGCTTTTTTAACCAATCATGCCATGCTGCTTTACACGTATCGCAATAGCAATTAGGCTCGCCGAATTCGTTATCGGTCTGCCACCCTATAACAGCCGGATTATTCCTGTAATGTTCAGCCATAGCACGCGTTATGCGCTGGCTAAGCAGCCTGTAGGATAAGCTGCTTGGACAGTTATCTTTGCGCGCTCCATATGGTATTTTATGGCCGTTTCTATCGGTAGCCACCGTATCTGGATACTTCAATGCCACCCATGCCGGCATGGAACCTGTCGGAGTACCCAATATAACGCTTATGCCATGATTATGTAAAATATCTATAGCCTTGTCCAACCATGAAAAGTCATATATGCCTTCTATAGGTTCCATTTTTACCCAAGCAAATTCGGCCATGCGCACAGCATTTATGCCTGCCTCCTGCATCATCTCAGCATCGATCTGCCAACGCTCTTCCGGCCAATGCTCCGGATAATAGTCAACACCTACATACATAAGAGCACCCCTCCATAAAGTTATATATTCTAATGACATGATACTACAAACCCTGTACTATAGCAAGAAAGAAAACTGAGCTTGCTTATTATCCATTTGCGTTATACAATATAAGGCGTAAAATTAAAACTTGGAGGTTTTATTATTTATGGAAAAAGTAAAGGTGGGTATCATCGGAGTCGGCGGTATTGCCAACGGCAAACACATGCCGAGCCTATCTGCTCTAAACAACGTTGAGATGGTGGCTTTCTGCGACCTCATCGAAGAAAGGGCTGTAGAAGGCGCAAAAAAGTACGGCGTACCCGGCGCCAAGGTATTTACGGATTACAAGGATCTGCTGGCTATGGATGATATAGACGTGGTTCACGTATGCACGCCTAACAATGCCCATGCCCCTATAACTATAGCGGCATTGGAGGCAGGCAAGCACGTAATGTGTGAAAAGCCCATGGCCAAAAATTCCGAAGAGGCCAGAGCCATGCTGGAAGCTGCTAAAAGAACCGGCAAAAAACTGACTATTGGCTACCAGAACCGCTTCAGACCCGACTCTTTATACTTAAAGAAGATGTGTGAAAATGGTGAATTGGGTGAGATCTATTTGGCCAAAGCATTGGCTATACGCAGGCGTGCGGTTCCAACCTGGGGCGTATTCCTGGATGAAGAAAAACAGGGAGGCGGTCCACTGATAGATATAGGCACTCATTCACTAGACCTGACGCTCTGGATGATGGATAATTATAAACCAGCTATGGCCGTAGGGACCACATATCATAAACTGGGCAGCAAAGAGAACGCCGCTAATGCTTGGGGTTCATGGGATCCCAAAAAATTCACCGTAGAAGATTCAGCTTTTGGTTTTATAACATTTGAAAATGGGGCTACGGTGATACTCGAATCGAGCTGGGCTCTTAACACGCTGCAAACTGGCGAGGCCATGACCGTGCTTTGCGGTACCGAAGCCGGTGCCGATATGCTAGACGGTCTGCGCATAAACGGGGAAAAATATAGCAAAACTTATGTATTTAAGCCCGAACTAGGCGGCAAAGGCGTGGATTTCTATGAAGGAGAAAGCATTACTCCGGCAGAACTCGAGGCTAAGATGTGGATCGACAGCGTTATAAACGATACCGAGCCATTGGTCAAACCTGAACAGGCGTTGGTGGTAACCGAAATATTAGAAGCCATATACAAGTCAGCAGCCACAGGAAAACCGGTATATTTCAAGTAATCAACGGGGGCTTTACGCCCCCATTTTCATTTATTGAATAACAACATCGGCAAAGAATCTGCGTTCAGCCATTACCTCTCTCTTTTGGCCGTCTATTTCAAAACTTCCCTCCAGCCTTATGTCGTCGGATGAGCTCCCTACCATTATCTTAAACGTGCCGGGTTCAACGACCAACCTCATATCTTTATCGTGGAAGGCCAATTGATCGGCGTATAATGTAAATGTAATCTCTTTGGTTTCGCCCGGCTGAAGGTTTACGCGTTTGAAGCCCTTTAGTTCCTTAACAGGCCGAACAATGCTGGATACTTCATCGCGTATATAAAGTTGCACCACCT encodes:
- a CDS encoding family 43 glycosylhydrolase, with protein sequence MIYRKGPYMALFYLYTNEYFPGVPIFHSRDLINWKQIGACLTRESQVLLRCCKPSGGIYAPTLRYHNGRFYMITTNVTGDRSVIRETMEGPLPNEYLFRVVGSMGQSPSEPVVQQESALKAL
- a CDS encoding desulfoferrodoxin is translated as MSVKNTKEVYKCSVCGNIVEVLHVGGGTLVCCGKPMELLEEKTADAATEKHVPVIEKTGDGVLVKVGSVPHPMLPEHYIEWIELIVDGASYRKFLKPGDKPEAFFAVQGDDLQAREYCNVHGLWKS
- the rbr gene encoding rubrerythrin, with product MELKGSKTEANLWAAFAGESQARNKYTYFASQAAKEGYEQIAGIFEETAGNEKEHAKRIFRFLNGIGNTADNLKAAAAGENYEWTDMYPSFEKVAREEGFDDIADFFHEVAKVEKHHNERYNALLKNVENGEVFVKAGPTKWKCRNCGYIYEGAEAPKVCPACKHPQSFFELLCDNF
- a CDS encoding beta-galactosidase produces the protein MYVGVDYYPEHWPEERWQIDAEMMQEAGINAVRMAEFAWVKMEPIEGIYDFSWLDKAIDILHNHGISVILGTPTGSMPAWVALKYPDTVATDRNGHKIPYGARKDNCPSSLSYRLLSQRITRAMAEHYRNNPAVIGWQTDNEFGEPNCYCDTCKAAWHDWLKKRFGSIDRLNESWGTIFWSHSYRSFDEVPLPRRIPSNPSLELDYMRFYSDQVVSFQKEQIDILREVCPHQFITHNFMGFYDNLDYYKLAHDLDFVSWDYYYNYGSTWDDRMASYRRGSASHDLMRSLKHKNFWIMETSAGPTGASIYDRNLRPKEMRRMNYQAVAHGADGLMWFRWRTSRYGQEQYWHGLLQHDGQPNRRYREAAQVAYEFQKLASKIEGSQIKADVAIALSYQDRWAFHIQPNSNAFNYIDHMMKYYKAFIKQGINIDFVNLDVDDVSGYKLLIVPTAYIMTEQIAGKLDGFARNGGTVVLTFRSGVKDVENIPYDMVLPGFLKDMAGIRIEEYEALNNHASYRVACGDKRYSCSVFADWIIPEKATALAYYEETSIDEYAAATINHHGNGTVYYIGTCFDDEEFYDSLLVGILQNAHIKPLIVPPKGVEICTRYKGEAVYAFILNHNDHDVSITIPYGTELISGRQLSSSIDITAGDVAVLEIK
- a CDS encoding Gfo/Idh/MocA family protein, which encodes MEKVKVGIIGVGGIANGKHMPSLSALNNVEMVAFCDLIEERAVEGAKKYGVPGAKVFTDYKDLLAMDDIDVVHVCTPNNAHAPITIAALEAGKHVMCEKPMAKNSEEARAMLEAAKRTGKKLTIGYQNRFRPDSLYLKKMCENGELGEIYLAKALAIRRRAVPTWGVFLDEEKQGGGPLIDIGTHSLDLTLWMMDNYKPAMAVGTTYHKLGSKENAANAWGSWDPKKFTVEDSAFGFITFENGATVILESSWALNTLQTGEAMTVLCGTEAGADMLDGLRINGEKYSKTYVFKPELGGKGVDFYEGESITPAELEAKMWIDSVINDTEPLVKPEQALVVTEILEAIYKSAATGKPVYFK